A window of the Cannabis sativa cultivar Pink pepper isolate KNU-18-1 chromosome X, ASM2916894v1, whole genome shotgun sequence genome harbors these coding sequences:
- the LOC115700459 gene encoding methyltransferase-like protein 2, translated as MEVLEMNKKLSTFLETGVYRFEDCNAVFIDPVHVLNRSYSRFRVSPSEYYSRFFESNHATQDASTSRKRKRKKKTNPHTLNERERVADQRHQEAKPLLLKACQSLLRATDLLEVMNNLRNGSDSSSLKNRDLSPSSPSTSAVESFIELGRVWQAPLYEITLKLHPYETGGYSTTQFSERVIPVFNNLISNDTSEDVEAEFMNTQYILPPDSCFYMSDLRQIHNLIPAEKDCCFNLIVIDPPWENGSAYQKLRYPTLPNKYFLSLPIKQLSHTEGALVALWVTNREKLRGFVEEELFPAWGVKYISTFYWLKVKADGSLISDLDLFHHRPYECILLGRCHGESLDSSATKIDSIQDNQIIISIPGDYSRKPPVGGLLQEYVAGNSPVRCLELFARELVSGWVSWGNEPLHFQESRYFNEKKKGY; from the exons ATGGAGGTTTTGGAAATGAACAAGAAACTATCTACGTTCTTAGAGACCGGCGTTTACAGATTTGAAGACTGTAATGCCGTATTCATTGACCCGGTTCATGTTCTCAACCGCTCTTACTCCCGATTTAGGGTTTCCCCTTCTGAGTACTACTCACGTTTTTTCGAATCCAACCATGCGACGCAAGATGCTTCGACTTCAAGAAAGAGAAAGCGGAAGAAGAAGACGAATCCTCACACTCTCAACGAAAGAGAACGGGTCGCCGATCAGCGTCACCAG gaagcAAAACCTCTTTTATTAAAGGCATGCCAGTCCTTGCTGAGAGCAACTGATCTTTTGGAGGTCATGAACAATTTGAGAAATGGTTCAGATTCATCTTCTTTGAAAAACAGAGACTTATCGCCATCATCACCATCAACTTCAGCTGTAGAGTCATTTATTGAACTCGGACGGGTCTGGCAAGCTCCTTTATACGAAATTACTCTAAAACTTCATCCTTATGAAACTGGAG GTTACTCTACCACTCAATTCTCTGAACGAGTTATCCCTgtatttaataacttaatttCCAATGACACCAGTGAAGATGTGGAAGCTGAGTTTATGAACACTCAATATATTTTACCTCCAGATAGTTGTTTCTACATG TCTGATCTGAGGCAGATTCACAACCTAATTCCTG CTGAGAAGGACTGTTGCTTCAATCTTATTGTGATTGATCCACCATGGGAAAATGGAAGTGCTTACCAGAAATTGAG GTACCCAACTTTGCCGaataagtatttcctctcccttCCTATCAAGCAACTTAGCCACACAGAAGGAGCGCTTGTAGCGCTATGGGTGACCAATAGGGAGAAATTACGTGGCTTTGTTGAGGAAGAACTATTTCCAGCGTGGGGGGTCAAATATATTTCTACCTTTTACTGGTTGAAA GTTAAAGCAGATGGTTCGTTGATAAGTGATTTGGATCTTTTTCATCATAGGCCATATGAATGCATTCTTTTGGGACGATGTCATGGGGAG TCCCTGGATTCCAGTGCCACAAAAATAGATTCCATACAAGATAATCAAATTATCATTAGCATCCCGGGTGATTACTCGAGGAAGCCCCCCGTTGGAG GTCTGCTACAGGAGTATGTTGCTGGGAATAGTCCGGTTCGCTGTCTGGAACTATTTGCCAGAGAATTGGTATCTGGATGGGTTTCTTGGGGAAACGAACCCCTTCATTTCCAAGAATCGCGATACTTCAATGAGAAAAAGAAAGGGTATTAG
- the LOC115700444 gene encoding NAC domain-containing protein 89 codes for MCPPATSPSHEISTFCSGEEIIMSMEKMESGIPPPCNVISDVNPFEHMPENLPDGIWFYIMSKVEKDASFGYWRPKGEACQIFSNSSITGWRNTLDFFEGQAPHGHKTNWVMQKYWITWNILPKDNNEKESLLCNIFVVDEQKSNHGMPQKIARADMASQSTQSVIQRSENYTGQSSTSKPQTSEDNEIGNRVSAPTNLVDIVPPADSDYLSGGDFLELLDLQIPPSPSSSSDSSCVTMSSEECFDALDLLADIESEKEKPFDLVQNNAGCKLSVFVSSKPTEMVMHPALTGTCKSQSKELEGSAKIPDEKVLKNPIKNQKPDLKIEGTSSTCGNRLESQGGNKTEEEEEEDKKEAHGRRKKLRKKYLCFMPF; via the exons ATGTGTCCACCAGCAACTTCCCCATCCCATGAAATTAGTACTTTTTGTTCTGGTGAGGAGATAATTATGTCTATGGAGAAAATGGAGAGCGGCATTCCACCTCCATgcaatgttatttctgatgtaAATCCTTTTGAACACATGCCTGAAAATTTACCTG ATGGAATTTGGTTTTACATTATGTCTAAGGTTGAAAAGGATGCAAGTTTTGGATACTGGAGACCAAAAGGGGAGGCTTGTCAAATTTTTTCCAATTCTTCAATTACTGGTTGGAGAAATACTCTTGACTTCTTTGAAGGTCAAGCTCCTCACGGGCATAAAACTAATTGGGTTATGCAAAAGTACTGGATTACTTGGAATATCTTACCTAAAGATAACAATGAAAAG GAAAGCTTGCTTTGCAATATCTTTGTTGTTGATGAACAAAAGTCTAACCATGGAATGCCTCAGAAGATTGCTAGAGCTGATATGGCTAGTCAATCAACACAATCAGTTATTCAAAGGTCTGAAAACTACACAGGACAAAGTTCTACTAGTAAGCCTCAG ACAAGCGAGGATAACGAGATTGGAAACAGAGTAAGTGCTCCTACTAATCTTGTGGACATTGTACCACCAGCTGACAGTGATTATCTTTCTGGAGGTGACTTCTTAGAACTGCTGGATCTTCAGATTCCACCATCACCTTCTTCTAGTTCGGATTCAAGTTGTGTGACTATGTCATCAGAGGAATGTTTCGATGCCCTAGATTTGTTGGCAGACATAGAGTCGGAGAAGGAGAAACCCTTTGACTTGGTGCAAAACAATGCTGGTTGCAAGTTAAGCGTTTTTGTTTCTTCCAAACCAACTGAGATGGTTATGCATCCAGCATTGACAG GAACTTGCAAGTCACAAAGCAAAGAATTAGAAGGTTCAGCAAAAATCCCAGATGAGAAGGttttgaagaatccaatcaaaaaTCAGAAGCCTGATTTGAAGATTGAAGGTACATCATCAACTTGTGGAAATCGACTCGAGTCACAAGGTGGCAACAaaacagaagaagaagaagaagaagacaagAAAGAAGCTCATGGGAGAAGGAAAAAGCTTCGGAAGAAGTATCTCTGCTTCATGCCATTTTAA